From a region of the Hippopotamus amphibius kiboko isolate mHipAmp2 chromosome 3, mHipAmp2.hap2, whole genome shotgun sequence genome:
- the SELP gene encoding P-selectin has protein sequence MASCLKAIWNWRSQRVVLGTARLLCFSALISELINRKEVTAWTYHYSSKSYSWDNARAFCQRYHTDLVAIQNKNEIAYLNKTIPYYSSYYWIGIRKINNKWTWVGTNKTLTEEAENWADNEPNNKNDNQDCVEIYIKRSSAAGKWNDEPCRKKKRALCYTASCQDMSCSKQGECIETIGNYTCSCYPGFYGPECEYVTECGEFDLPQHMLMNCSHPLGNFSFKSQCSFHCAEGYTLNGPSELECLASGIWTNTPPQCVAVQCPPLESPEQGSMTCFHSAKAFQHQSSCSFSCEEGFALVGPEVVQCTASGVWTAPAPVCKAVACEPLESPVHGSMDCSLSSRAFQYNTSCSFLCAEGFTLRGADTVRCADLGQWTAPAPVCQALQCQDLPASDKAQVNCSHPFGAFRYQTTCSFTCDEGLSLVGASVLQCLDTGNWSAPFPECQAITCAPLPNPQNGTKTCVQPLGDSSYNTTCQFTCDEGFSLSGPETLDCTPSGHWTDSPPTCEAIKCPELSAPEQGSLDCPDTHGEFIVGSTCHFSCNKGFKLEGSNQAECTPSGRWTASPPTCEDIASAPTPEVRCPSLITPKQGTMFCRHHLGNFGLNTTCHFGCKAGFTLVGDGALQCRPSGQWTAVAPACRAVKCSELHVTEPVVMNCSNPWGNFSYRSTCSFHCPEDQLLSGSERTACQENGQWSAALPTCQVGPLTIQQALTYFGGAVASAIGLTMCGILLALLRKRCRQKDDGKSPLNPQSHLGTYGVFTNAAFDPTP, from the exons gCCAGCTGCCTAAAAGCCATCTGGAACTGGAGATCTCAGAGAGTGGTCTTGGGAACTGCCCGACTCCTTTGCTTCAGTGCCCTGATCTCCG AGCTAATTAACCGGAAAGAAGTGACAGCGTGGACCTATCACTACAGCAGCAAATCATATTCATGGGATAATGCCCGGGCATTCTGCCAGAGATACCACACAGATTTAGTGGCCATCCAGAATAAAAATGAGATTGCTTACCTCAATAAGACCATACCTTACTACAGCTCTTACTACTGGATTGGGATCCGAAAGATCAACAATAAATGGACCTGGGTGGGAACCAACAAGACGCTCACGGAGGAGGCTGAGAACTGGGCTGACAATGAGCCCAACAACAAGAACGACAACCAGGACTGTGTGGAGATCTACATCAAGAGGTCGTCAGCCGCCGGCAAGTGGAATGATGAGccctgcaggaaaaaaaagcGGGCACTGTGCTATACAG CCTCCTGCCAGGACATGTCCTGCAGCAAGCAAGGAGAGTGCATTGAGACCATCGGGAACTACACCTGCTCCTGTTACCCTGGCTTCTACGGACCAGAATGTGAATATG TCACAGAGTGTGGTGAATTTGACCTCCCTCAACACATGCTCATGAACTGCAGTCACCCTCTGGGAAACTTCTCTTTCAAGTCACAGTGCAGCTTCCACTGTGCTGAAGGGTACACATTGAATGGGCCCAGCGAGCTGGAATGTTTGGCTTCTGGAATCTGGACGAACACGCCCCCACAGTGCGTAG CTGTCCAGTGCCCACCCCTGGAGTCTCCTGAGCAGGGAAGCATGACCTGTTTCCACTCGGCAAAAGCATTCCAGCACCAGTCCAGCTGCAGCTTCAGTTGCGAAGAGGGATTTGCATTAGTTGGGCCAGAGGTCGTGCAGTGCACAGCCTCAGGGGTGTGGACAGCCCCAGCTCCAGTGTGTAAAG CTGTTGCCTGTGAACCACTGGAGAGTCCTGTCCACGGAAGCATGGATTGCTCCCTGTCTTCGAGAGCATTTCAGTACAACACCAGCTGTAGCTTTCTCTGTGCTGAGGGTTTCACGCTGAGAGGAGCCGACACAGTCCGATGTGCTGATTTGGGACAATGGACGGCGCCAGCCCCAGTCTGTCAAG CATTGCAGTGCCAGGATCTCCCAGCCTCAGACAAGGCCCAGGTGAACTGCTCCCATCCCTTCGGTGCCTTTAGGTACCAGACGACCTGCAGCTTCACCTGTGATGAAGGCTTATCCCTGGTGGGCGCAAGTGTGCTGCAATGCTTGGATACAGGAAACTGGAGCGCTCCCTTCCCAGAATGCCAAG CCATTACCTGTGCTCCTCTGccaaaccctcagaatggaacaAAGACCTGTGTCCAGCCTCTGGGAGATTCCAGTTATAACACCACATGCCAGTTCACCTGTGATGAGGGATTCTCTTTATCTGGACCAGAAACATTGGACTGTACTCCATCTGGACACTGGACAGATTCCCCACCAACGTGTGAAG CCATCAAGTGCCCAGAACTATCTGCCCCAGAGCAGGGAAGCCTGGATTGTCCTGACACTCATGGAGAATTCATTGTTGGCTCTACCTGCCATTTCTCCTGCAACAAGGGCTTTAAGCTGGAGGGGTCCAACCAGGCTGAATGCACACCTTCTGGAAGATGGACAGCATCCCCACCGACCTGCGAAG ACATAGCATCAGCTCCTACTCCAGAGGTGCGATGCCCATCCCTCATCACTCCGAAGCAGGGAACAATGTTCTGTCGGCATCATCTGGGAAACTTTGGTTTGAATACCACTTGCCACTTCGGATGCAAAGCTGGATTCACACTCGTGGGAGATGGTGCTCTCCAATGCAGACCTTCTGGCCAATGGACAGCGGTAGCTCCAGCATGCAGAG cTGTCAAATGCTCCGAGCTACACGTGACTGAGCCAGTAGTGATGAACTGTTCCAACCCTTGGGGAAATTTCAGCTACCGATCAACCTGCAGCTTCCATTGCCCAGAAGATCAATTACTTAGTGGCTCAGAGAGAACAGCGTGCCAAGAGAATGGCCAGTGGTCAGCTGCCCTGCCAACCTGCCAAG TGGGGCCATTGACTATCCAGCAAGCCCTGACTTATTTTGGTGGAGCTGTGGCTTCTGCAATCGGTTTAACGATGTGTGGGATACTCCTGGCTCTGCTAAGAAAGCGTTGCAGACAAAAAG ATGACGGAAAAAGCCCCTTGAACCCTCAAAG CCACCTAGGAACATACGGAGTTTTTACGAATGCTGCCTTTGACCCAACCCCTTAA